Proteins from a single region of Streptomyces sp. HUAS 15-9:
- a CDS encoding DUF397 domain-containing protein, with amino-acid sequence MNAPEFAWFKSTYSTGSGGECVEVAVRPDKVHVRDSKDTNRAALSVESAAWRAFIESVEL; translated from the coding sequence ATGAACGCACCTGAGTTTGCTTGGTTCAAGAGCACTTACAGCACGGGTAGCGGAGGCGAGTGCGTCGAGGTCGCCGTTCGCCCTGACAAGGTTCACGTCCGTGACTCGAAGGACACGAACCGGGCTGCGCTGAGCGTGGAGTCCGCTGCCTGGAGGGCGTTTATCGAGTCCGTGGAGCTGTGA
- a CDS encoding DUF7873 family protein produces the protein MAKLNQIIAVEKGIKSKAHQDLTSAHHGLQKPALLAGISRTYQPKDEEGEQLPPESTRVQVKAEDVLRETAATLTRLFDVTATKDWANCTARADVKVDGRVLVADVPVAYLLFLEKQLVDLNTFVRKLPVLDASESWAQDPSTDAWKTEPVRTLRTKKVPRNHVKAEATEKHPAQVEVYYEDIPVGYWTTVKFSGALPARRVNELLDRVEKLQQAVKFAREEANGTDVVDQRVGDAVFGYLFG, from the coding sequence GTGGCGAAACTCAATCAGATCATCGCAGTGGAGAAGGGCATCAAGTCCAAGGCGCACCAGGACCTGACGTCCGCGCACCACGGCCTGCAGAAGCCCGCGTTGCTGGCCGGTATCTCGCGGACCTACCAGCCCAAGGACGAGGAGGGCGAGCAGTTGCCGCCCGAGTCCACGCGGGTGCAGGTCAAGGCCGAGGACGTGCTGCGCGAGACCGCGGCGACGCTGACCCGGCTCTTCGACGTGACCGCCACCAAGGACTGGGCCAACTGCACCGCGCGGGCCGATGTGAAGGTGGACGGGCGGGTGCTCGTCGCCGACGTGCCCGTGGCCTACCTGCTGTTCCTGGAGAAGCAGCTCGTCGACCTCAACACCTTCGTACGGAAGCTGCCCGTCCTCGACGCCTCCGAGTCCTGGGCGCAGGACCCGTCCACCGACGCGTGGAAGACGGAGCCCGTGCGGACGCTGCGCACCAAGAAGGTGCCCAGGAACCACGTCAAGGCCGAGGCCACCGAGAAGCACCCGGCTCAGGTCGAGGTGTACTACGAGGACATTCCCGTCGGGTACTGGACCACCGTGAAGTTCTCCGGCGCCCTTCCCGCCCGGCGCGTCAACGAACTCCTCGACCGTGTCGAGAAGTTGCAGCAGGCCGTGAAGTTCGCCCGGGAAGAGGCGAACGGCACCGACGTCGTCGACCAGCGGGTGGGTGACGCCGTGTTCGGCTACCTGTTCGGGT
- a CDS encoding DUF397 domain-containing protein, which yields MSGDGLTWFKSSYSSGEGGECVEVAAASGAVYVRDSKDTSRPVLTVESAAWRAFIESVEL from the coding sequence ATGAGTGGGGACGGGCTGACTTGGTTCAAGAGCAGCTATAGCAGCGGCGAAGGCGGTGAGTGCGTCGAAGTCGCGGCCGCCTCGGGCGCGGTGTACGTCCGTGATTCCAAGGACACGAGTCGGCCTGTGCTGACCGTGGAGTCCGCTGCCTGGAGGGCGTTTATCGAGTCCGTGGAACTGTGA